AATAATATTTTAGTTATAGGCATATAACTTCATcactcttcttttccttttttcatctttctttaaCTTTCATATACACGAACAGGTTGAACATAGGTAAAAGTACTTAAAGGCAGAAACAAAAATGACTTCCTCCATTCAAATCCACAGGCACAATTATACTTAAAGCACGTACAGATAGcaggaattcaaaaaaaaaaatcaagtgagagaCCCAAATCTTGAATCTTTATCTCCACCAAGAGAAGCACCTCAAACTGCCCACAGACAAGGATACAGGAAAACTCAACAGCTTAGAGAAAACCCATAAACCCAAAATCGTATCTAAAGCTAAAAAAACCAACCCACTTAAATTCTCCAAGCAATCTCCAAAGTTTACAATGGTAACCAaataaaaatcttcaaaatattTCCCATATCAATCCAAGCAAATCATCAAACACATCAGATACAAAGCGGAAACATGTAAAACAAGcaccaaaaatccaaaaaccaaaCAGAAACTCACGACAAATCCCAACAATTCTAGCCAGCAGAGGAACCCACAActcaaaatcccaaaaaatatcaaatttatgttttttccaTCAAAATAGAGATTCAAACCcccaaaaaacacaaatctaaagaaagaagaaagtgcCTTAGATGCAAGCTGAGAGAGATATCTTTCAGGCAGGCAGAGCGATATGAGAAAACCCTAGGAGCAGTCGAAGAACGACGTAGTTTCTTGCTCAGCCGTACCTGTAGTGCTGCGCGTGGTGGTCGGCTTCGGGAGTGCTGCGGTGCTGCGGTAAGGCTGCCTGCACTGTGCGTTGGGTTAGTTTGTTGAAGAAGGGTGCTGTTTGGTTGCAGCACTTGTTAGAAACCCCTATTCCAGTGCACGGGTAATCTTATTCCAGTGTGAGGATTATATTATTCTGGTTTAGTGTTGGAAGTTCTGACTGTTTGGTAGCAGGGTTAAGTCATCACTTTTCCAGCTTATTGCATTCTGAGTATATCGTATTCAGCctaagggcaaaaaaaaaatagtacatcATTTAAGCTCACAATTAGTTattgaaccaaaattaaatatataatgtaAGGGAAATTACCTTTACATCAAATTCAATGGATGCCATATATATGTGTTTCTGCAAATCTCTGTTTGTGAGAAATAGCCTCAACGAGTAGGTTTGTGCAAAATAATTATAGGATTGTGCATTCCagcactcttttttttttctttttcttttttttttgtctttcaaaaacaaatacatctatttcataaattaaaaaaaaattaaaaaaataataatcagaAATAATAGaatacacaaaacaaaaaaactaaccCGTCAATATAGTCTTGGATGACCTCTGTAGCTAGAAACATGGTTTGATTCCCATTGGTGCAAACTCAACTCTATTTTTACTTGTGTTCACCTTGATTATGCAAATTCAGAAGGAAATCCATGGCTTCGAAGCAGAATCGGAGCTCATGGCTTTGGGTGTAGCCGCGTGTAGAATTTGGGTTTCTGAAGTTTGCTTTTTCGAGTTAAAAAGCCCTAGGTAGAATCTTGGCCATCAAAGTAACATAGAAGCTAGGCCCGTACGTAAGAATTAGTACAAAGTAAGATATGATAATGTTTAccattaattagaaaaatagtCACATTTAAGCTATTATCAAGCTGCTAAGCCTGTGGgcactttttaataaaatcagaTTCTAGTTCACGGCTGTGATTTCTTTAAATAAATTCAAGGGTTAAAAATATGTCACGTCATCAAGGACATTAAAGCTGAAACTTAATGTCAATCATACTCGGTATTATGTCtaatattaatgttttatttattaggATTAAGATTTTTAGCATGTTTGTGTCTAATATTATATTACAATTCGCTATGACTTGGTGATTAAGATGTTTGAGGTGGTAAATGAACGGTTGATGTAAGCAATTGATTATGAAATTGTTCATATTTAAAACATGCAATTTGTCAATAGAGTGagcttgttttattttatgtcatgagcttattaattttttataagattattTCAATAAACAAATGCttatatatgattttctaaaaaatatacaatatttgcaTCGTATAACATGACCATAGATTGTGAGCTACTATTATACAGTTTTTGACTTTATGGTTACAAaggtttatgtttatgtttttgacATTAAATCTCATGGTTGTTTTGTAACGGGTGAGTAATGCTTAAATAACGACTACAATCATTCTTGTATCCTCCTAAATTTGATGTggattttaaaatcaccaatagatcaaaatttaaaatgatcatctcaaatttaacaataattttaaaagccaagtCACATTTGGGAGGACACAAAGATGACTTTAATCctacttctagcattactcatggcGAACACATCATGTACAAATGGAGTCTTGATTACAATTTTATTAGCAGCATGAAATACCCGAGGTCGGATTTAGTTGGACATCCCAAATATGCTCTTAGTAACTTTTACTAAACATATGTCCCTTGTTATGGACCCTTCGTCTCCTTCCCCCAACTCTCTCTCGCTCTGAGAAACCCAAAAAACCTCATGCTCCTTCCTCCTCTACCTTATGCTTTAATCCCCtattccccctccccctccaTTTTCCATCTTTTTTAAGGCTCCAACTACCTCTTTGTAGGCTCTACTTGCTTTATTGGAGGCCCTATCCATCGCCCTTAGCAATTTATTCAGTTTCAACAGCTCCATCGTCTCATCCTCCACTGCAGATCATCCGGTCTCTACTTTCTCTAGTCGTTCCCAGCGTCACATTTAcctcatttttttaagtttttggatttggttttttcaaaatcagatttGTTCAATTCAGGAAGTCTCACCCCTTGACGCGCCATTCCACCTTACTCCCGGGCCTCTTCGCTTCCAACCGCCACATAATCTTCTCTATTCAAGTACCAGGTGCCTGTGAATAGATCTCACTCACTGGTGTGTGTCCCACACGTGGCGACGTTTAGGGAGCTCTCCTTCGTGTGTGACACATCCCCTCCTCCCATCCACCACCTTCCACCTCTGTTGCCAGTTTCCAATTGACGCTTTTTAGCTCTTGGTGTCCACTGTCGGCGCATTGTCTACACGTGTCGGCGAGTGGCTTACACATGCCAATGGTTTTCAACCGTGTCCACGCTACCTTCCTCCACCTCGCCCTCCGCTGATACTGttgttgtttgtattttttggtgCTTTCTTGTTGTCTTTCCATTCCTCTGTTTATTCATTTCTACTGTAGTTGTTACTCTACAAGTGTTTGGGTAGAGCTGAAGGGTATCTTTAAGGGTCATGATCTTATTTACACCCCATTCTCTTAGGGTTTGGACATGGTTGAAGAATCTTGAGACGGTCATACCCCTCCTCTTTCCTTGTTTAGCTGCCGAAATTTATGATCTTTGTGTCAATAATGTATAGGGCTACATTTGATGCATtccctcatttttttattttttttttattatgtttactTTATCTTATTGTTGAATTGCCTGCCTTTTTTGTTGAAGTGCtatgcttctttctttctttcttttttttttttttttttcaaatcacaaatGACTAAATCCTGTAGATtttaacgtttttattttttctttctttttttcacatgGTAGAATAGATGTAGCTGCTTACATGCTATCCCCACATAGATGAAATAGCAACAGTATGCGATAATGAATTCggagtaattttaaatattcaacTACCACGCAACTGGGTTGATATAGCAATGTCCATTAgcctttagaattttttttttttttttaataaaggtcGATCTAATGGTTTGTGAGCACTAGGATGAAAGTtgagtatgtagcattacttatGAATTTATTCTGAGTTTTTATTGAACTACTTGTCGGAGTTGCTTCTAGTGCAAGACACTAGGAAAAATTATGACACTTTCAAACTGTGTTGTTTAAATTATTACAAAGATGACTTGTTATTCATCATTCACTCCCTAGTCACATAATGAGTtgtttgctctctctctctctctctctccattatAAAGTAAACACCATTAGATACACTAACTTTAAATTCTGACgatgaaattgagaggtttcttgtcctcattttcttctatgttttcaaaaagCTTGTATGATAATTCATTGAAAAGAGTAGGTTACTGCACATTAGTTCCACTTAAAGAGATTTTGGAAAGGAGTGGTTTACAATGTGGCTCTATCCTTCAAATAACTTTTGCAGGAAGTGACCATCCTGAAGATTCCAAGGAATTGGAGGGACCTCAATCCCTTTAGCTATTGAGCTAGACGTGAATGGTtcatctatttattatttttgcaattttcaaaAGTCCACTCGATATAATTAGTCCATGTCtgcccccccaccccccctcccacaaccaaaaagaaaaatgctaacaaTACGAAATGATGGATGTAGGCTAGGGTCTGACCAAAACTACAAATCATTTAGGTCATTATGTTGAGGTAAAGGATTTCTGGCAAGAGCCACAAAATTGGTCCTACAGCATCTAAAAGCTGTTTATGGGAGAATTACCTTTTGAGATACTCCCTGGCAACAATGTCAACTCAATGATCAGTAAATAATGTGTATTCTTGATGTATATGCTAGTCCTATTTTTGCTTTATATTACAACTAGTTTTGAATTAGCAATGTACGCACAAGTATTCACTTCAAATGcttattttcattatgaattGAAGTTGCAGTGTCTATTCTTGGATCaatcattatttaaaaaaataataataataaaaattaaaaaatcaaaaatgatAGGCAATGCCACATTAGCCCAGTTGGATAATGGTATAGCATATTAGCATGTACCATTACTCCTAAAATAATATCGGTCAATCGTTTTATTTATAACAATAACAGTATATGTTATATAAAAAATCCactgcttatttaaaaaaaaaagaaaaaaaaaaagagaattatattctagaaatatttttatgagattttgatcatttgggaaaaaagagacGAAACTACTTAATTGCTTAAGATGCGAGTTCTTCATTTGACTATCTTAATTGGGTATCTTATATAACTTAAGatcgagtaatgctaaatattttatttttatcatgtgGTTGTTCAACAATATCGACATAATACTCCAAATAaactatttagttttttattattattatttaacaagAATTAATCCAATGATTAATTGTGAGCGTTACGTCAACATTGTTGGGcaaattataagataaataatatataattactCGATAGCAAAATTCTAGGAACACCCACTTTGTGCCCAATTACTCAAGGAAGAAAAGCGTCCTTTGTGATTAAGCACACAGAAGACATGGGAAAAACTCAACAGCCGCGTGAGAAtatcgtgtgtgtgtgtatatatatatatatatatataatttagtctttaaaatacgtgtatgaattttttttattaacatgtgttttttacatatttttctaataatattaataaaaaaaatgtggtttAAAAGATACATAACATTTGTAGAGATTGAATTGGTAACTGTACATATATAAGCTTATGATGAATTAtatcttattaattaaaaacaaaattaaggattTATGGGCACAGACACATTCAGTCCAATGAAAGTGAGATGACAGAGTTGTAaattgttattcttttttttttttttttccatttagtttctACCTCTTCTTTTATTGCCAAAGACTTAGTAAGTCGATTGAGAATAAATATAGGCCCATGGACCCAAGTAACAAAGAGTCTCACTAGTCACCCTTAAGAATATTGCTGTTGCACACGTACAAGAGCCCAGTACCTGGCAACAGTCACCTCAGAATGAGCATTGCCTACACAccaagactctctctctctctctctctctctctctctctatatatatatatatatatataacctaccTACCGCTAAGAACCTTTGTTGGCTTAATTACCAGGAGCTCTTTCGCAAAAATATGtaacaagagaaagagaaaggaaaaccaGATGCCTAAAGTAAGATTCCGGTTGCTCTAAATTATCATATATGACTATTATAAATTGATGGAACTCCACGTAGTCATGATGATACCAAGTGCATAATATTGGACTCATCAATTTCAAAAGACTTTGTtggataaacataaaataataatttagtggTGAAACGTTAATTTATAATTACCAAATAGCTAGGAGTATAACTTATGGTAGATATGCCAAATTCCTATAACAACTTAATTAAGATCgatctttaatttgttttcgaACTTAAATATTGTTTAGtggaaaaacaaacataatttgtGTAGAAAGATGCATCcattagaaaataattaataaagggAATTACTATCCTTAAATGTCCTTTAAAAACATGTTTCCCTAGTTAATATTTAACGTAAAAAGGTGAAAGTTTGTGTCCGTTCTTTGGGATGAAACCTCTAGTTAGTATATTAATAGACGTAAATGATTTTCATTAAATGATTTCTGTCAACTATTTTTTAAGGAATAATGACTAATGTTATCAAATTTAAGATGCATTAATCcacaaactaattaattaatgacaaaCTAAAGAAACGTTCCGTAATCGACATCCGATCCCCTCGTAATTTTTGTGGAATGTATCATCATATTGATAAATTAGAGGCTCGAGCTTTGGCCTATTCTAAATTTGTGACACATATTTGCTAAACCTTCTAGAAGCTCCAATGACTTGTTCTTATGGAAAAGAATGTCTTCAGtctccttaattaattattaacttATTATAATGGGaattacataaaataaacaaaagtcTAAAGGCATTGCATAAGCATCGTCGTAAAACtcaagaataatatatatatattaatgatttatttatttacacgCATAACGAAAGtgacaaataaataatatcataaaCTCCAATAACAAAACATAATCATCTACCCTCTATCTCATAAGCAAATACAATCGCATCGTATGCGAGAATAAGAAGAATGATCATATATCacatacaaaaaagaaaaaaaaaaagaataaataataccaaaaaaaaaaaagtacgtaGTGCACTCAATCAAACATGAAGAAGGTCGGTCGATCAGAAATCGATATCGCACTTGGTACTCTCAAAAGCAACTGCTGAGTTTCCGGTGGAACTCAGAGGAACTTTCAGGTCGCACTTCACCTTAGGCTTCACCCGGCCGGTTTTCAACTTTCCGACCTTGAACCGGATCCGGAGATAGAGATTGACATCAACGCTGTAAACCCCAGCAATCTTCTCCGCATTGAACTGCGTGAGCTCATCACTTTCAAGCACAACTTGCTGCCCTGAAAACACGGCGCTCAAATAGCTCGTGTTCTTGTGCCCTTGGTAAAACGGCGTCAAGGTATCCACATCGAAACGCTGGTCGCCGTAGTACGCCCTGGCCTCGATGGTGTCGTAGTAGATTCCGATCTTCCTGTTGGGGTTTCTGACGGTGATGTTGACGGCAAGGTTATACTGCAGAGTGTTGTTGCCGGTTAAACTGAACTCCGTCAGCGAGGCGTCCGTGACGTAGAACTTGACGTTGGTGGGGCGGAAGATGAGCCAGAAGATGAGGACAGCAAGGCCAATGATGACAACGAGGGAGACTATGAGTTTCAAAAGGAAGCTAAAGAGGCAGCAGCAGCCGCACCCTCTGCCACGGCCATGGCGGTGGTAGGATTGGGTCGGCGGTGGGACTGCAGGGCCGTAGTAGGCACCGTTCAGGTGGGATTGTTTCTCTGCCATGGTTAATtaaaagaaagcaagagaaaattTGTTGTGGAATGCTATAAGATGATGGGAGATATGAATTGCAGAAGAGCTCTTGTGCATGTATTTATAGGGTTGGAGAATGGAGAAGGAAAGTCTCGTTAGCCGCGTTACATGGTTTTTCATGAGCTTACGGCACGGCTGCATGAGAGAGAGCGCATGACGTCGGATTAGAAACAACGCGTTTGCTTTTGGaagattgaaatggaaatgaagGAATTGAAGTTTCCTGTTCACTTCCTACGAAATGTTGTGTGTGAAATTAGGAAGATTTTGCAGAACTCATTTTGATGCGCTGTACGCGTAGAAGTATGTCATGTTGGAATattggaccatttttttttttattttgctgaGCTGGAATGGGCCATGTCAACTCTTATCTTCATGCCCTTCTtgaattaatttaattcatttttatggCTGTATTTTAAAGGTAATTAATCCAATTAATTAACTCTTCGACCAGATCGTGAGACATGGACTTTATTTCATTTACAAAATAGAGGAGCCTTTTGCATTCCACTCTTTTATATTATAGGTGGATAATTTAggagtatttatttatttattttcatacaaaaaagttcttaatatataattatatatttgcTATGGGATGTACCTAATTCCATCTAAAGTCATTGGTTTTAgttataaattaagaaaaagaaatacaacaCCAGAACGTGATGCGGGTAGATGGAAAAAGACATATGCATTTACCTTTTCCAATGGGCGATTGTTGATTAGTCGTTGCCTCGTTGGTAGGAAATAGGAATCACCCTTGTGAACGGTTGAGTTCAGCAATATGTCTGGTGTGCTATATATTCTCAGAGATAAGTCTCACACGTGGATAATGCAAGCTCGGATCTTTAGACTTAAGAGTATTCATAATAGAACAaccaaatattacttttatttaaaatgactaattaaatttataaaaaatcttttacattagattagtaaaaaaaaaaaaaatgtaaaatagatatttaattggaagagtaaaaaaataaaaaataaataaatatagcagcacttttcaaattagccattttattttttattctttctctcacctattttttctttttcttaaaacttttttcactttaatTCTCAATaaagagttaaaaaataatattttaatagaataaatagaaatatagctaatcgtaTAAgattttgtaaattgtaatactTATCTACGCTCTTTATCATATGAATGAAAAGCGGAAAAAAAGTCGTATAAGATTTTGCATTTATGATGCAATTGCTACTTGgccaagaaataaaaaaggatgTAGCATGAATCAATTCGAGTGACTGAATTAATAAATGTACGGACCCAGACTAGTGGGGCGGAAGAGGAACTCGTGCAATAAAATGTCAAAACTGCATATGTAATGGGTAGCTTGAACGGACCGGATCCGGGGTCCCATAAGTCATTATATCGCCATCAAGACTTGACTATTTCACTATATATCATGCCGAAAACTAGAATTTCTCATAGTAACCATTCTCTTCTGGCGTAGATTCGAGTTGTATAATTCAAAGGGGTACGAGAAGTTTTGGGCAGGTTAACGTTTGGTCCAGTTCGGGGGCCTTAAGTTTTACGTCCCCCACGTAGCAACGACCAATGAACATGAAGTGGACAGCATTTAGACCGAAACAACCCAAGTTAAAAATAGATAGATAAACAGATGTGCCGCTTGAGACACGTGGCGCTACATAGTTGATTCTATTTATTATAGAGCCGCCGGATTTCCTTGTCCAACAGGATCacgatactttttttttttccaaattgatAACCACTCTATGTGGGATTGTGACTTACTGGTAGCTTAAATTTTATACTAACCccatttattaataatttaatcaataataTCCTAGGCGGCAGAACCCCCTCCTTCCGcttctattcttttcttttctcatctcttctttcttccgtTGTTTAGATATGTCGTTCTAACTCTCTACCGACTATAACGTTTTACTCACTGTTATTCCACCAAATTTGATGAGGTTTTtagatctattttttttattcaaaatcagatttgtctttttctatCAATGACGTGTTAGCAACGTCATCACTCGttttttgattttgtagttTCATTTTTTGCTTCTGAATAAAACAATTCTGCTATTGCTCTGGTTGTCATATGTGTTATCAAGTTCATGGATGAATTGTCATTGATAAAAGAGATAGCGACCATGGACGTTGTCGATTTATGTTGCACATCTATATACCGATTGTGATGATGACATTTTTAAGGTGTTATTTTGTAATAGCCCAAAAGACTACTGGGtatgtcatatatattattggagtTATAAAATTTTTGAGTTGTATTTTTGGCATTGTATGATGAAGCATTTTGCTTCgtattaattttatgaagataACTCATTtgttaaaacaataataatttaatcagtAAATTACTGAAATTCCAATCCACTTTTTACTAGGGCAAGATTACGACAACGGCTCGTTTCTAACTCATTGATGGCGTATCGATGATTTGTTCAACTGCTATATATGTAGGCTTATAAAATTGCTACGTGTCTTTTGCACGTTAGaagcaaaaagacaaacaccaacACATAATCACGCAATAGAGTTCatagagagaagaaagaaagaaacaccgaaatctatattttatttatttaccaaT
Above is a genomic segment from Corylus avellana chromosome ca9, CavTom2PMs-1.0 containing:
- the LOC132161728 gene encoding NDR1/HIN1-like protein 3, with amino-acid sequence MAEKQSHLNGAYYGPAVPPPTQSYHRHGRGRGCGCCCLFSFLLKLIVSLVVIIGLAVLIFWLIFRPTNVKFYVTDASLTEFSLTGNNTLQYNLAVNITVRNPNRKIGIYYDTIEARAYYGDQRFDVDTLTPFYQGHKNTSYLSAVFSGQQVVLESDELTQFNAEKIAGVYSVDVNLYLRIRFKVGKLKTGRVKPKVKCDLKVPLSSTGNSAVAFESTKCDIDF